A single Populus nigra chromosome 13, ddPopNigr1.1, whole genome shotgun sequence DNA region contains:
- the LOC133671226 gene encoding pyruvate dehydrogenase E1 component subunit beta-3, chloroplastic, with product MATIFQGLGGGAATALTNSFDSKKLLLPSTRRSHSERKVSFSVVRSDGSVNLNLGGSSARARRVDQLITNAVATKADSSAASSTSKPGHELLLFEALREGLEEEMDRDPHVCVMGEDVGHYGGSYKVTKGLADKYGDLRVLDTPIAENSFTGMGIGAAMTGLRPIIEGMNMGFLLLAFNQISNNCGMLHYTSGGQFTIPVVIRGPGGVGRQLGAEHSQRLESYFQSIPGIQMVACSTPYNAKGLMKAAIRSENPVILFEHVLLYNLKERIPDEEYICNLEEAEMVRPGEHVTILTYSRMRYHVMQAAKTLVNKGYDPEVIDIRSLKPFDLHTIGNSVKKTHRVLIVEECMRTGGIGASLTAAITENFHDYLDAPIVCLSSQDVPTPYAGTLEEWTVVQPAQIVTAVEQLCQ from the exons ATGGCCACCATTTTCCAGGGATTAGGAGGTGGAGCTGCTACAGCTTTAACCAATTCCTTCGATTCAAAGAAATTGCTTTTGCCTTCCACTCGCAGATCCCACTCGG agAGGAAAGTGAGCTTTTCGGTGGTGAGATCTGATGGGAGCGTGAACCTGAATCTTGGGGGTTCTAGCGCTAGAGCTCGCAGGGTTGATCAATTGATTACAAATGCAGTTGCA acAAAGGCTGATAGTTCTGCAGCTTCCTCTACATCGAAACCAGG GCATGAACTGCTACTTTTTGAGGCCCTCCGAGAAGGTTTGGAAGAGGAAATGGACAGAGATCCCCATGTCTGTGTCATGGGTGAAGACGTGGGTCATTATGGAGGTTCTTACAAGGTGACCAAAGGCCTGGCTGATAAGTATGGGGATCTCAGAGTTCTTGACACCCCTATTGCTGAGAACTCCTTCACTGGTATGGGCATTGGAGCTGCCATGACTGGCTTGAGGCCAATTATCGAGGGCATGAACATGGGATTTCTTCTTCTAGCCTTCAACCAGATCTCAAACAATTGTGGCATGCTTCACTATACATCAGGTGGCCAGTTTACTATACCAGTTGTCATTCGCGGGCCTGGGGGAGTTGGCCGACAACTTGGAGCTGAGCATTCACAACGCCTTGAGtcatattttcaatcaatcccGGGAATCCAAATGGTTGCATGTTCAACCCCTTACAATGCCAAGGGCTTGATGAAAGCTGCAATCCGAAGTGAGAACCCAGTCATACTGTTTGAGCATGTCTTGCTTTACAACCTCAAGGAGAGAATCCCAGACGAAGAATACATTTGCAATCTCGAGGAAGCTGAGATGGTTAGGCCTGGAGAGCATGTCACTATCTTAACCTACTCCCGGATGAGATATCATGTGATGCAGGCTGCCAAAACCTTGGTAAACAAGGGATATGATCCTGAAGTAATTGATATCAGATCATTGAAGCCATTTGATCTTCATACGATAGGAAATTCTGTGAAGAAGACACATCGTGTTTTGATTGTGGAGGAATGCATGAGAACTGGTGGTATTGGTGCTAGCTTGACTGCAGCTATCACTGAAAATTTCCATGACTACTTGGATGCTCCAATCGTGTGCTTATCTTCACAGGATGTGCCAACACCTTATGCCGGGACATTGGAGGAATGGACAGTGGTTCAACCTGCCCAGATTGTGACTGCAGTTGAGCAGCTTTGCCAGTAG